The region CTTGCTGGAACGCTCCGGCAGTGATCACGAGCTGCAGAAGCAGTGCCGACGCGAGGCAAGCCGTCGCCTCGGAACCACGGGAGGTGGCACAAGAATGGCCGCAGCCATCAGCGACCTCCTGCCATGAGTGCGTTCTCGGAACCGACCTGGAAACGCTGGCTGGATCGGCTGCTGATGCTCAACGTGCTCGTGGTGATCCTCGGCGCCGGCTTCTTCGGGGTGGCCGTCGCGGCCCAGACCCAGGGCCGCAGCGCACCGATGGATCTGTTTCAAGCCCTCTGGCAGCCGCTGTTCACCCCAGCCATCAGCCTGCTGATCATGGCGGCCCTGCTCAGTGGAATTCTCAGCTGGTGGCAGCGGCGAGTGCTGAAGACAGGTCGGGATAGCGGAAGCTGAACCCGAGGCTGTCCAGCCGCTCCGATTGCACCTGCTGACCTTCCAGCACCACCTTGGCGCCATCCCCCAGCAGCACCTGCAGCACCGGACCGGGCACAGGCAACAGGCTGGGACGCCCCAAGCTGCGGCCCAGCTCCCGCGCGAACTCATTCATCGACACAGGCTGAGGGGCGACACCATTCACCACACCAGTCCAGGCCGAATCCTCCAGACCGCGCTGAATCAGGGCGCAGAGATCATTGCGATGGATCCAGCTCATCCACTGCTGCCCCGAACCGATGGGTCCGCCAAAGCCGGCACGGAACACCGGCAGCATCTTGCCCAGTGCACCACCACCGGCGGCAATCACGATGCCGATCCGCACGGTCACTAGGCGGGTGCCGGTTGGAACCGCTGCTGCCGCGGCTTCCCAGCGTTCACACAACGAGGCCAGGAAATCGGAACCGGCAGCACTGGACTCCTGGAAACAGGCCTCGCGACTGGTGCCGTAAAACCCGATAGCGGAGGCATTCACCAGCACCTGAGGTGGCGTCTTCAGAACCGCAATCGCCTCCACCAACAGGCGCGTGGTCTCCAGTCGACTGTTCTCGAGAACCTTCAGATGGGCAGGGGTCCAACGCTGCTCGGCGATCGGCTCACCGGCAAGGTTCACCACACCATCCGCCTCACTGAGGGCGCCTTGAAGGGAACTGTCATGCCAGCTGGCGGCCTGTGCCGGGTCAAGCTGCAGCCAAGTCAAGCGACCATCGCTGCGTTCAGCGTCGTATCCCCGGGGCAAGCGACGGCTGACCAGGGTGAGCTGATGGCTGGACTGGATCAACTGGGGAACCAGCTCCTTGCCGACAAATCCAGTGCATCCCAGCAGCAGCAATCGCATGGGTCCTTGAAATCCGCGTCGGGGAGGCTAAGGCGAATCTCCAGCCAATGAAGAGACCAGCCTGGATCGATCGTCGATGGCATTTAGCCTTTAGAAGACTTCTGCTCGCCCAGATGGCCGAAACCGACAGCAAGGCCCCCGCCAAGGCCAAACCGGCGGCCCTGCGCAAGGGCGCCCTGGTGAAAGTGAACCGTGCGGCTTACAACGCCAGCCTTGAGGCGGCCGCCAGCGACCCCATAGCACCGGACTACATCTTTGAAGGTCCTGGGGAGCTGCTGCTGGTGAAAGGGGACTACGGCCAGGTGCGTTGGAACCGGCCCGTGCCGGATGTCTGGCTGCGGATGGATCAGTTGGAATCCTGCGGCTGACTCAGGGCGCTTTCCACCATCTCCACCGCCTTGGGCACACTGTTGATCGCTGAGGCCAAACGCCAGACGGCACCCCCGAGAACCCCACTGAGATCGGCCAGCGCAATCAGAACAGGATTGTTCTGCTCGGACCTGGCCTGATCTGCCACGGCCGATGCCGACCAGGGCATCCAGCCAGCGAGGAGCACCACGCTGCGATACGCCGCAGGCCAGGGACTCTGTGGCTGCAGCCTTTGCAGCACAGCGAATTGTTCAGCAGCGGCAGCGGGGCGGTTGGCCAGCACCGCCAGCAGCGCCAGGCTCCATCGAGCCTGCGCGTGGTCAGGGTCTGCGGCGAGCTGCTGCCGCGCCTGACGGTCCACCTGCTGGCGGTAGCTGAAATGGCCATCCAGCATGTGCTCCACCGCCACGGCGGAAAACACCGGATCTAGACCGGCGGGCCCCGCCGCCAAGCCCTGCGCCAGGGCGGGAAACGCGTCGGCGAAACCCACCGATACCGGTCGGTCCGAGCGGCGCCGCCAGAGGGAATAGCTGCCACCCTTCGGACGCGGGAAGCGCTGCACTTCCTCGAACACCCCGCTGCTGCGAACGGCACGGTCGAGCTTGCGCGCTGCCTTGCGAACCGATCCCTGATCCCCCTCGGCCAGCACCACCCACTCCGCCCGGGCCAGCACAGGAGTCCGGTCCCGGCGGCTGCCCCCCAGCTGACGACCGACCAACCGACCGCCACCCCGACGGCCGTAATAGCTGACGTTGTGCTGGTTGAGATCCGGTGTGCTGGGCACCACGATCAGGGTGCGGGGCTCCACCGCGGGATCGCCACCACCGGCAGCCTGCACCAGGGCCTGCACTGGCCCCCGCGGCCGATCCTGCAAGCGCTCCAGTTGCAGGGCCCAGCCCGCTGGAACACAGGCCAGAATCCCCAGGCCCAGGAATGGGGTGGTCCAGCGAGGCCGCCACTGCTGCAACCAGAAGCCCCACTGCCACCAACCACGGCTCAACAGCAGCAGCAACGCCGGCAGCAGAGGGGCGATGTAGCGATCGCCTTTATTCGGACTCAGGCTGGTGAGCAGCCAGGCCGCCAGCAGGTTGATCACCAGCCAGCGCCAGCACCAGCCGTCATCACCAGCCGTCCTGGAGCGCTGAGCGCACCAGAGCAAGAGGCCGGAGACTCCCATCACCAGCAACACAACCCCCAGCTGCTCCGGTAACAACCGCGGGTACCACAACCAACTTTCCAAGCTCAGCAGGCCGGGATCTCCTTCGCGGGCCGCGGACTCAAACACCGCGCGGTTCGTGCCCCCCAGGCTTGTGATCCAGTTGTGCCTGAGCCAAGGCAGGATCAGGCATGACGCCAGCAACGGCAGCACCAAAGCTTGTCTCAACCAGGCTCCCCGGCGACGCAGGGCAATCCAGGCAGCCCAGACACCAGCCGGTGCCAGCGTCAGCAGGGCGCTTTGCTTCACAAGCACTGCTGCCAACGCTGCAACGGTTGCCCAAACAACTTGTCCCCAACGTCCACCGGTCCTGGGGTCACACCAGAGGGACATCCTCCACAGAGCCAGGGTGACCACCGCCGCCAGCGGCATTTCCAGCACGTAGTCCGTCCGCAGATCCAACAGCGCCGGAGCCAGGGCCGTCAGCAGACAAGCCAGCAGGGCCAGGCCTTCACCACGAAGCCGTAGCCCCCAACCGGCCACGGCCACCAACAGCAACCCATGCCAGAGGCTGAGGCTCCAGGCGGCATCCGCCGGGGCATCACCGCTGATGGCCATCACGGTGCCATTCACCAGAGAGGCGAGCGGTGGAATCTTGGGGGAGAGATCCAGCAGCGCCAGCCAACCGTTCCAACCGCCACTGGGCAGCAATCCCAGGGCCCGGCCATGGTCGAGGGCGCTGTTGAGGTAGTCCGCCTGATCCCAGGCGGGAACTCCGTACTGCTGCGTCCACCACAGACGATCCACCGCCGTGGCCAGCAGCCAGATCATGGCCACCCCAAACCAAAACCGCCAGAGCCGGTTCACGCGATCTCCAGGCGGCGGCGCTCATCCTGCAAGCGCTTGCGCCGCTGCTTGGCTTCCCGCAACATCTCCCGACCGTCGTGGAGGTAATCGTCCACGTAGCCCATGGTGTAGCGCTCCAGCTCCGCCAGGGCGTCCTCCACCTCCGAGAAGCAGTGGTAGACGCTCAACCCGAAACCACGGGCCGCTACAGGGGTGGGCAGGCTCTGAAACAGGTCCTTCACCCGCTCCAGGCGACGGCCGCTGCTCTCAAGGTAGCTGCAGAAATCCTCCATCAGTGCGTCGTCGTAGGGGTCCGCCGAGAGGGCTTTGAGCTGTTTGGGGAAGGGATTGATCACCTCACCGAGCAGCCGATCGATGGGGACGTACACCTGCCGCAACCAGCGCACGAGGGCGTCATCGGCCTCCACTGCGCGGTCATGGCCCGTTGCCGCCCGGCTTCGATCCTGAGCTGCGGTTCCAGCGGCTGATGACACGGGAATCCTGGTTCGATCGTGGGCTCGGCGCCGCTCGGGATCACCGAGCACTTCCCAGGCGGCATTGAGGGCGAGTATGCGCTGGTCATCGCCACCGGCATCAGGGTGGTGTTGCTTCACCAGGCGTCGATAGGCGGCCTTGATCTCAGCAGCGCTGGCGCTGCTGCTCACCCCAAGCTCGGCGTAGGGATCGGCCATCGGTTCCCGTCTCTGCCTCCATCGTCACAGCATCGGGTCCTGACGTGCCGGCGAGGACGCGACTCCACTGAACATCGGCGTGGACAGATACCGCTCGCCATAACTGGCCAGCATCACCAGCACACGCCGCCCCTGCCACTCGGAGCGTTGACCAAGCCGCAGAGCCGCAGCAACGGCGGCACCGCTGCTGACGCCGCAAAGCAGACCCTCCTGCCGCGCCAGACGACGGCCCACATCCATCGCCTCCTCATCCGACACGGTCATCACCTCATCGATCAGATCACGCTCCAGCACAGCAGGGACGAATCCTGCACCGATGCCCTGAATGCGATGCGCACCAGGCGGCCTGCCCGAAAGCACAGCACTACCCGCCGGCTCCACTGCCACCACCTGCAGTTGAGGATTGCGCTGCTTCAGCAAACGGGCACAGCCTGTGATGGTGCCGCCGGTGCCGACGCCAGCCACCAGAGCGTCCAGCTGACCGTCGCAGTCGTTCCAGATCTCCTCAGCGGTGGTGCGTTCATGCACCGCAGGATTGGCCGGATTGTCGAACTGCTGCAGCAGATAAGCCTCCGGGATCTCCTTCACCAACTCAGTGGCGAGGGCAATGGCTCCGGCCATGCCCTGTGCACCGTCGGTGAGCTGCAGCTCAGCCCCGTAGGCACGCAGCATCGAACGGCGTTCCGTGCTCATCGTGTCTGGCATGGTGAGGATGAGCCGGTAGCCCCGGGCAGCCGCGACCATGGCCAGCGCAATGCCGGTGTTGCCGCTGGTGGGCTCCACCAGCACCGTTCGCCCCGGCTGAATCGTTCCCTCCTGCTCCGCCGCCAGCACCATGGCGCTGGCGATGCGATCCTTCACCGATGCTGAGGGGTTGAAGCTTTCCAACTTGGCGATCACTTCTGCCCCACAGCCGAACCGCAACGGCAGGCGGTTGAGACGAACCAGGGGTGTGCCTCCGATCAGGCCGGTGATATCGGAGGCAATGGCCATGGCTGCTGAATCAGAACCGGAAGACCGACTGAATCAAACCACCAAAGATGCCGAAGGTCGATGCACCGTTCTGATCCTGATCACCGCTGAGGTTGGCGGTGTAATGACCCAGAGGACGTGACATCCAGAACACCGATGGCGTGATCTGAATGTTGTCAGTTACTTGGAAGGAGGCATAGAGCTCCACGAGGTAATTGGCATCATTCGGGGTATGTCCACCGGCAAGTTCAGTCGCGAAGTTGGGCATACCGAAGCCGACACCAAGGTCGTTGCCGACATCGAAGACGTCATCCCATTTGAGGCCGACAAACCAGGATTGGCTGGCCACAGGGGAGTACTTGAAGAATCCCGAACCCGTGATGGCACTGCGGGCATAGCCGACAGACACGGAGGGGATCCAGCCGGTCTCCTGGGGGACCCAGTACCCGTTCAGAGCGAAGTTGTGGCTGTTGCGCTCACTGCGTTCAGCGATGTAATCACCTTGATAAAGATCTTCTTCCGTCCAGTTCCAGACATCACGCCAGCATTCGTTATTGAATGAATCATCCATCATGAAATTGGTTCCACGGCGCTGGCCAGTGCCGCACTGGCCGTAGCGATACGCGAAGGCGACACCGTATTCCTCGCCTCCCCAACCAGCCTGGACCAGGAAATTACCGCGGGAGTTGTTGGTGAACATGCCGCCAAGCACCGGATCACCATCACCACCATCCTCAGCCACATAGTTCATCGAAACCGAGAATGCTGGATCTCCCTTGTTTTCAGTCTTCTCCTTATAAATCACACCAAACATCGCACCTGTGGCTTTGTTATAGACATTCGGCACACCCGCCAATCCGGTCCAATCAAGGATGCGGGCTCCGCCACGGTTATAGGCCGAGGGCCACATCCCCAAGCTCTCGGTGTTTCTCGCCATTGGACCAACGATGAAGATCAGCGAGTGATCGATAAGTTCGTCATTCTTCAGAGGGAAGCGATAATACAAACGCCCTAAACCAAGAATATCGTCCGTACAAGGAGCGGTGCTGAGTTTTGTCAGAGGCACACCGTCGCCTGCAAAGGCGTTGTCGCAGAAGTTGCCTGCTGTGAAACTTGCGTAGAGGAGATCCTTTCCGGTGAATGAGGTCTTCAGGTTCAGCTTCTGCTCATAGTTGAAGGTGAAGGCCCCGTACTGACTGTTGTAGGCGCGGATACCACCTCCTGTGGCATCCTTTTTCCAGGATTTGTGATCTCGGAACTTACGAGACCGGATGTCTTTGTAGTGCTTCTCGAGCTTGGTGCCTTTGATGATCTCTGTACCGCGTTTGCCGTCTTTTTCCTTCAGCGAACCATCGCGGTTGTGAACGGAACGCCAGGCTTCACGGGTTTTCTGCCAGGAGCGACTGTTCTGCGTGGAGCCAAGGGGTGATTCACGACCATCAATTTCAACGATCTGGTGCTTCTTGTCGTAATCCCAGTAGTACTTAGAACCATCATTGGTGCCATAGGCCTTGGTGGAACCCATGGTGAAGGTGCTCTTGCCCTTCAACTTGGTGGTGGTTGAAAACTGACTGGCTTCGAGGGATCCAACGCGGTCCTCCAGCAGCATGATGCTGCCCGCCACGAAGTTGAGTTCAGATTCAAATTCCTTCAGCAGCTGCTCCACCTCTTCGGTCATCTCTGTGACACGATCAAGGCAGGAGGCCAACAATGCCGCCGCTTCATAACGCGTGATCGGGATGTAGCCGCGGAAGCGGCCGTTGGGGTAGCCAGCCACACATCCATAGGTTTTTACCAACCTCACCAGGGCCTGATAGGCCCAGTCCGTGGGGTATACATCATTGAACTGATTAACACTGGTGACCTGCTGGAGCAGTTGCTTGGCTTGTTCAAGATCGAGGGTAGCAGAGTAATCCGAAACCGAGTCAATGTTGAGGTCGGCAGCTTGTGCCGAAAGGGGAGCAATCAAAAACGTCAGTGCTGCTGGAGCGACCAAAAGGTGCTGGAGCAGTTTCATACCAATCCCCTCAACTTCCTGCAGGAAGCATTTCAACAACAAACTGAAGGTACCGAACGTGGGGTGTGGTGCTAGTCCATTAACCCACCGTTAAACACAATAAAAAAGCCCCCCTGATAGGGGGGCTGATCTGTGTGAGGAACAAGTCTGAAAACCCGACCGAAGTCGGGCCGTTGAATCAGAACTTGAAGACGGTCTGAACGACGCCACCCCACTGGGACGCATCATCCACACCCTGAGACTGCTCAGGAAGGTAGAAGACTGCAGGAATGACTGAGATTTTGTCAGCCACCTTCAGCTTGAGGGAAGCTTCGATAGCAAGTTCAGGGGCATCAGGGTCATCGCCCTTTTGAGAGACAACGTACTGGGGGGCACCGAATCCGACAGCAAGCTTATGGCTTGACTTTGCCAGCTTGTCCCACTGGAAACCAACCATCCAGCTAGCAAGTTCTTCAACGTCAGAACCCTCAAGGGAGGAGAATCCATAACCAGCGCTGATTGAAGGAATCAGACCAGTCTCAGAAGGCTTCCAGAAACCATTGAGAGCAAAGTTATTGGAGTAGACATCAGTGCCCTTAGCGCAACTTTGCTCCTTAAAGAAGCCAGTTCCGAAACCTGCTTTGCACTGACCGTAGCGATAGCCGAAGGCAACACCCCACTTTTTAGATCCGTAGCCAATCTGGGCAGTCGTATTAGCACGTGAGTTGGAGCCGAACATGCCACCCGCGGTGGGATCGCTGTTCTCTGCTTCTCCAGCATCGGCGACATAGTTCACGGCAACAGTGAACTTAGGGTCCCCTTTAGCTACCTTCTGCTTCCAGATCAAGCCAACCAAACCGCCGGTTTCCTTGTTGTAGACACCAGGTGTGCCCCAGTGACCACCAAACATATTGAGGGTCTTCACTTTGTAAGCCGTGGGCTTCATACCCAAGCTTTCAGTATTCCGAGCCAGAGGGCCTACAATCGCGGTCAGGCCTTTTGCAACAGGGAAGCGATAGTAGAGACGATCAACTTCCATGACGTTTCCAGACATTCCGGAAACATCCAACTTGCGCAATCCACCGGAGAAAGCAGACCCATCCTTCATGTTGCCACCGCGCAGGCGGGTGAAGAGAAGATCCTTACCAGTGAAAGAAGTCTTCAGACCAAGACGCAAGTCATAAGAGAAACTCAAGGCGTCATAGACAGATTTGTCTGCGTCAGCCTCAGAATTAATGGCACCTGTAACGAAGGTAGCCTTACCTTTAAGCTTGGTGGTGGTGGAAAACTGAGTGGCTTCCAGTTCGCCAACGCGAGCTTCCAGACCGTCCACTCGGCCGCGGATCACAGCCAGCTCGGTTTCGAATTCTTTGATCAGACGACGCAGCTGGTCGGTCACCTCGGTGATGCGGTCGAGGCAAGCGTTCAGCAGGGCAGCCGCTTCATAGCGGGTCATGGCCCGGTTGCCACTGAAGGTGCCGTTGGGATAACCGGCGACGCAGCCGTAACGCTCGATCAGGTTGGCGAGTGCCTGGTAGGCCCAGTCAGTCGGGTAGACGTCGGAGAACTGGGTGATGCTGGTGACCTGCTCTTCGGATGCCGAGTAGTCGGACACACCGTTGATG is a window of Synechococcus sp. A15-24 DNA encoding:
- a CDS encoding TIGR01777 family oxidoreductase yields the protein MRLLLLGCTGFVGKELVPQLIQSSHQLTLVSRRLPRGYDAERSDGRLTWLQLDPAQAASWHDSSLQGALSEADGVVNLAGEPIAEQRWTPAHLKVLENSRLETTRLLVEAIAVLKTPPQVLVNASAIGFYGTSREACFQESSAAGSDFLASLCERWEAAAAAVPTGTRLVTVRIGIVIAAGGGALGKMLPVFRAGFGGPIGSGQQWMSWIHRNDLCALIQRGLEDSAWTGVVNGVAPQPVSMNEFARELGRSLGRPSLLPVPGPVLQVLLGDGAKVVLEGQQVQSERLDSLGFSFRYPDLSSALAAATS
- a CDS encoding NAD(P)H-quinone oxidoreductase subunit O, which codes for MAETDSKAPAKAKPAALRKGALVKVNRAAYNASLEAAASDPIAPDYIFEGPGELLLVKGDYGQVRWNRPVPDVWLRMDQLESCG
- a CDS encoding phospholipid carrier-dependent glycosyltransferase translates to MNRLWRFWFGVAMIWLLATAVDRLWWTQQYGVPAWDQADYLNSALDHGRALGLLPSGGWNGWLALLDLSPKIPPLASLVNGTVMAISGDAPADAAWSLSLWHGLLLVAVAGWGLRLRGEGLALLACLLTALAPALLDLRTDYVLEMPLAAVVTLALWRMSLWCDPRTGGRWGQVVWATVAALAAVLVKQSALLTLAPAGVWAAWIALRRRGAWLRQALVLPLLASCLILPWLRHNWITSLGGTNRAVFESAAREGDPGLLSLESWLWYPRLLPEQLGVVLLVMGVSGLLLWCAQRSRTAGDDGWCWRWLVINLLAAWLLTSLSPNKGDRYIAPLLPALLLLLSRGWWQWGFWLQQWRPRWTTPFLGLGILACVPAGWALQLERLQDRPRGPVQALVQAAGGGDPAVEPRTLIVVPSTPDLNQHNVSYYGRRGGGRLVGRQLGGSRRDRTPVLARAEWVVLAEGDQGSVRKAARKLDRAVRSSGVFEEVQRFPRPKGGSYSLWRRRSDRPVSVGFADAFPALAQGLAAGPAGLDPVFSAVAVEHMLDGHFSYRQQVDRQARQQLAADPDHAQARWSLALLAVLANRPAAAAEQFAVLQRLQPQSPWPAAYRSVVLLAGWMPWSASAVADQARSEQNNPVLIALADLSGVLGGAVWRLASAINSVPKAVEMVESALSQPQDSN
- a CDS encoding J domain-containing protein, whose product is MADPYAELGVSSSASAAEIKAAYRRLVKQHHPDAGGDDQRILALNAAWEVLGDPERRRAHDRTRIPVSSAAGTAAQDRSRAATGHDRAVEADDALVRWLRQVYVPIDRLLGEVINPFPKQLKALSADPYDDALMEDFCSYLESSGRRLERVKDLFQSLPTPVAARGFGLSVYHCFSEVEDALAELERYTMGYVDDYLHDGREMLREAKQRRKRLQDERRRLEIA
- the cysK gene encoding cysteine synthase A — its product is MAIASDITGLIGGTPLVRLNRLPLRFGCGAEVIAKLESFNPSASVKDRIASAMVLAAEQEGTIQPGRTVLVEPTSGNTGIALAMVAAARGYRLILTMPDTMSTERRSMLRAYGAELQLTDGAQGMAGAIALATELVKEIPEAYLLQQFDNPANPAVHERTTAEEIWNDCDGQLDALVAGVGTGGTITGCARLLKQRNPQLQVVAVEPAGSAVLSGRPPGAHRIQGIGAGFVPAVLERDLIDEVMTVSDEEAMDVGRRLARQEGLLCGVSSGAAVAAALRLGQRSEWQGRRVLVMLASYGERYLSTPMFSGVASSPARQDPML
- a CDS encoding iron uptake porin, with amino-acid sequence MKLLQHLLVAPAALTFLIAPLSAQAADLNIDSVSDYSATLDLEQAKQLLQQVTSVNQFNDVYPTDWAYQALVRLVKTYGCVAGYPNGRFRGYIPITRYEAAALLASCLDRVTEMTEEVEQLLKEFESELNFVAGSIMLLEDRVGSLEASQFSTTTKLKGKSTFTMGSTKAYGTNDGSKYYWDYDKKHQIVEIDGRESPLGSTQNSRSWQKTREAWRSVHNRDGSLKEKDGKRGTEIIKGTKLEKHYKDIRSRKFRDHKSWKKDATGGGIRAYNSQYGAFTFNYEQKLNLKTSFTGKDLLYASFTAGNFCDNAFAGDGVPLTKLSTAPCTDDILGLGRLYYRFPLKNDELIDHSLIFIVGPMARNTESLGMWPSAYNRGGARILDWTGLAGVPNVYNKATGAMFGVIYKEKTENKGDPAFSVSMNYVAEDGGDGDPVLGGMFTNNSRGNFLVQAGWGGEEYGVAFAYRYGQCGTGQRRGTNFMMDDSFNNECWRDVWNWTEEDLYQGDYIAERSERNSHNFALNGYWVPQETGWIPSVSVGYARSAITGSGFFKYSPVASQSWFVGLKWDDVFDVGNDLGVGFGMPNFATELAGGHTPNDANYLVELYASFQVTDNIQITPSVFWMSRPLGHYTANLSGDQDQNGASTFGIFGGLIQSVFRF
- a CDS encoding iron uptake porin, whose protein sequence is MKLFQQLLVAPAALGLLASGANAADLNINGVSDYSASEEQVTSITQFSDVYPTDWAYQALANLIERYGCVAGYPNGTFSGNRAMTRYEAAALLNACLDRITEVTDQLRRLIKEFETELAVIRGRVDGLEARVGELEATQFSTTTKLKGKATFVTGAINSEADADKSVYDALSFSYDLRLGLKTSFTGKDLLFTRLRGGNMKDGSAFSGGLRKLDVSGMSGNVMEVDRLYYRFPVAKGLTAIVGPLARNTESLGMKPTAYKVKTLNMFGGHWGTPGVYNKETGGLVGLIWKQKVAKGDPKFTVAVNYVADAGEAENSDPTAGGMFGSNSRANTTAQIGYGSKKWGVAFGYRYGQCKAGFGTGFFKEQSCAKGTDVYSNNFALNGFWKPSETGLIPSISAGYGFSSLEGSDVEELASWMVGFQWDKLAKSSHKLAVGFGAPQYVVSQKGDDPDAPELAIEASLKLKVADKISVIPAVFYLPEQSQGVDDASQWGGVVQTVFKF